A stretch of the Vigna radiata var. radiata cultivar VC1973A chromosome 7, Vradiata_ver6, whole genome shotgun sequence genome encodes the following:
- the LOC106767000 gene encoding (DL)-glycerol-3-phosphatase 2 has product MADLSGVVSVRKPITHVIFDMDGLLLDTEKFYTEVQELILARYNKTFDWTLKAKMMGKKAIESARIFVEETGISNSLSAEQFLTEREDMLQSLFPTSELMPGASRLVKHLHAKGVPIAVATGSHRRHFELKTQRHREIFSLMHHIVLGDDPEVKQGKPSPDGFLAAAKRFEGGPVDPCNVLVFEDAPSGVLAAKNAGMSAVMVPDPRLDKSFHDAADQVLNSLLDFNPSEWALPPFEDNAS; this is encoded by the exons ATGGCCGATCTCTCCGGTGTGGTCTCTGTTAGAAAGCCAATCACCCACGTCATTTTCGATATGGACGGTCTCTTGCTAG ACACTGAAAAGTTCTATACAGAAGTCCAGGAATTGATACTTGCTAGATACAACAAAACTTTTGATTGGACTCTGAAGGCAAAGATGATGGGAAAGAAAGCAATAGAATCTGCTAGGATCTTTGTTGAAGAGACTGGAATTAGCAATTCTCTTAGTGCTGAGCAGTTTCTGACAGAAAGAGAGGATATGCTGCAGTCGTTGTTTCCCACAAGCGAACTTATGCCAG GTGCCAGCCGTTTAGTCAAACATCTACATGCAAAAGGAGTTCCAATTGCTGTGGCAACTGG TTCTCACAGGCGacattttgaattgaaaactcAAAGACATCGTGAAATCTTCTCTTTGATGCATCATATTGTCCTTGGTGATGACCCAGAAGTTAAACAGGGGAAACCTTCTCCGGATGGATTTCTTGCAGCAGCTAAGAGATTCGAG GGTGGACCAGTTGATCCTTGTAACGTTCTTGTTTTTGAAGATGCACCCTCAGGTGTTCTTGCTGCTAAAAATGCTGGAAT GTCTGCTGTTATGGTCCCTGATCCAAGGCTGGACAAATCATTTCACGATGCAGCAGACCAAGTTTTGAACTCACTGTTGGATTTCAACCCTAGTGAGTGGGCTTTACCTCCTTTTGAAGATAATGCTAGCTAG